The following DNA comes from Capsicum annuum cultivar UCD-10X-F1 chromosome 7, UCD10Xv1.1, whole genome shotgun sequence.
CTAGggaaaacagtctttctacttcatctgaggttgTGGTATGAACTGCATATATATTACCTTCTTCAGACCCCAACAGTACAGTGGCGGAGTGATCAGGTTTATTTTTTTGTCAAGGATgttcatattttaaagaaatttatgTTCTTTCTacgcaaaaagaaaaagaaatgttgGAGTTGGGGCTCGAACCCACGCGGCTGGGTGAAACTGCACACCCTTGGCCGCCAGGCTTTCAGCTTTTAATACATATTCGAAGAAAAAaactatatttaacctatatatgaaagaaaaaatttcGAAGAAGGTTGTTCATCTGACCACGCTTAGCTCTACCCATGAACCTCaatatgtggaaatacactgggtatgttgttgttgttgttaatagtTAGTTGCTTTGGGAAAGATCTAAGTTTGTTTTTTGGGTCATCGCTAAGATCTATTAAAAGGGAAATTAAGCGCTTTTTATAAGAATTTTTTACATTCTCAACGCTCGAGATCTATTGAAGGATAGAAGGACTTTATCCATCCAATCACAACTCTTAGGAGTTGAAAGATAGGAAAAAAATAACACTATCCCTTATACAATAATATTTAAATGTTTTTCTGAAAGATTTAATTTGGACCTTTAAATCTATTAACAGTGAACGTTTTGGATCTTAGTCCAATATTTAGCAAATTTTGGCTCGAGTAGACTTAACATAAAcgataaataaagaaaattaagtaAATACACAAGGGAAAATACCGTCAAACACCATAAAATGcaccaaataataatttaaaaaaaaaaaaagtagaagtaaCTTACATTAATCCTCCAAAAAATATACACACTAAAGAAGTTAATTGGCTAATATTCAAGTTAATTAATTGGTTGTGCTATGCATACATGAAGTTATCAATtcaatattttctatataaatttaCCCTTCACTATATTATATAATtcatttagggtgtgtttggtgtggagaaacatatttttttttaaatatgttctAATTTTTAATGAAAGGAAcaagtttcaaaaataatattttattttaattatcttcTCCTCACCTCCAATATAACCAATAACACTCCACCACCAACATAGGCTGTGGTATAGTGGTGGGACtgttccacccttaatcagaggtctcgaATTCGAACTCTGGATATAGAGAAAATCATGTTGGGAGCAATATCCCCAAAATAGACCCTGTAACGCTCGATTCGAAGAAGTCGGGCTCTATTGTGGACACCTGACACCaggtgagaaataaaaaaaaaaaaacatacaccaACCCCCAACCGTCTCCCCCCTCCCCACCACCACCATATCCCCATAATCCCTCACCCCACCTCATTATTATCGTGTTTATcaagattatatataaatatttttaaaatatgttttgttACTTTTGCAAAACGTACCATAAACACCATTAATATATAGTATTCTTATttcagcaacaacaataataacatatacaATATAATCACATGCAGATTTTATTTCTAATTCTATGAGAATAAATAGACTATTTCCGATAAATCATCGGCTCAAATAGCAGTACCTTTatcttatttaagaaaatatcGATATCTAACTAACTAGTGCTACGTGGAAAGTAATCCACGAGTAGTTATAGTAAACTTTATATAGATGGAACTTTGATCTTAACATAACATGTACGAGTATAAATATATGTGTTGATCATTAATTAGAATGCCAAATTAAATTCACACACCTATTTTTATTTACGTGTCACTACTTCTTTTCTACGTCAAATGTTTGTTCCTTTCTTTCCAGACATTAAGGGACCCTAACAAAAGATATTtaactatgaaaagaaataaaataaataaattttaatacaaTTGATTGCATGCTTTAGACGTCATTTGggattaaaaatcataatccGATCCCtcctttttaatttgtttgtttaattttgatttgacataaattttaagaaagtaaagaaatttgTAAGTCATGTTGTCTCCAGGGGCAGACCTAGGTTTAAATTGTTCCGACACCAATTAAACTCGACACATaatatgtataattatataaaaaatgtataaaaattgatataagatAAAATCAAAAAGGTAGCTGGGTGTTTTGATTTTCATACGGAATCTTAAAGGTTTGGGAGTCAATACATGTGTTCCAACCTTCCGCACACCCACGACACTTAAATTCTGAATCCGTCACTGATTGTGTCAAATATATCATCtagaaagttgaaattagagATTTAAACGAGATATTCTTTTTAGATGAACTAACacataaaattaaacaaactaatTAAAACGAAGAGATTAAAGAAGTACAACGATCGTACAAATCATTttgttttttaaagaaaatatgtcACTTTAATGCACCAAATGTCCTTAGTTTTTCAACaaactttttaggaaaaaaatcacTTGTTTGTAAATTAAGGTACGGTAAATTGACTGAGCAAATGACGAATGCTTTGTTTTGACCAATTAAATTAATTGAATTCACATATTTTACtcattaatcaattaattaatacTCCTACCAATTCATTTGGTTGAGAAAggatgtaagaaaaaaaaaatagcttatTTCTATTCAGTAATTTAATCTTAGATGTCACAGGTTGATGACGTGATAATAACACATAATAACTAACCATGCCTAAAATGGTACAAATTTATCTCAAAAACATATGTCACAATATTTATCAATTTGATATAAACACGTATTAGTACatagtaatttttaaaaatttcagtCGCTACATATTaactatttagaaaatattaatcaacgaCAACATATCTATTATAATCCCGTAAATGATATTTGGGAGGGTAGGATGTACTCTAAGACCTTTTGTAGGGTAGATTAGAATATATTAATCATAGTTAAACAATTAATTGCtcaacttttcttctttatttgggTGGGAAAacgtttatatatgtatatattctacAAATATTAAATCAATCAATAGAAAAAGTTATACTCCATAAATTCATTATAGAGGTTACAGCAAGAAAATATCCGATGTATTCCCACATATTAGAGTGTATACAATCCGTATTGCTATCACTATCTACACAGCAGGATCTGACGAAAATAGAATATTGTATGCAATTCGTATCACTACTTCAGTAGTGAGATTGAGAGGTTATTTCCGATCCACAACAAATGTATTGCATAGGTTGCTCTCCCTAAAGACGTCCccaaattttctttcaatatttaatgagaaagtgatgttttgaaaaaAAGTGACCCTCGACCCAAATATCTGATTAATCATTATAATAAGTTAAGAATGTTGTGATTATTCAAACAAATACTAAAGACAATGCACACCAtatttaattattctttattcaaattaattaatcaatccAATTATTTGGATGATTAAATATCAAATGCATGCAATATTCTTTTACAAATAATATACTAAGATATTTTCAGACACGAACTTTACATTAATTTTGACTTGTAGTTTATATAACATTCGTAATAgttgaagaatatttattttattgaaataactaaatattatgaaaatattttgcTACTCTACGTTGCCTCCTAAAGATGACACTTGGCATAACTGTTGCATGGGCCATGCTGCATGATCTAACGCACCCCACCCCACACCCACTCACcccccaaaaaaataattaaaaagtaccatagaaaaaaattgtttttttgaaattattttgcaTTCGTAACCATTGGTCCaattaattcaaatttgtatTGTGTAGAGTCGATTAAAGACTGAAAACGTTTACTATTaaagattttttcatttttaatgtgCAAATTTGAAAACTATTAAGTAGTCCCTCATTAATGGATGAAATGACAAAGTTGATTTTCTTAAAATACTTTGCCTCTAAACACCAATAATAGAGagatatttagaaaaaaaaaactgaaaatttccacaaaagaaatagtaaaagaatttaaaaacagtGGAGGAGTTGGAAATATTGCAAAGCAAAAGCAAAGATACTTTGCTTGAAAGAACCAAAAAATAAACATTCTGTTACTTTTCCAAGGCCTTACACATAGCTACACTCCAAcaaatttaccaaaaaaatacattgcatATCAAATttcccacaaaatcctctaactaaCTCATAGGATCATTTACTTGGGAAtaagttatttcaaaattaattatctcaAACTTAATTGTTTTGGTATAAATTATCccattatgtatatataataatttacacCATCACTATGATATAATAAATGGTGTGATAAATAATCTCGCGGGACTACTTAATGCCTCCAACCAGCACAAGATGATATTCCAGGATTATTATACATCATACCTCACAACAAACACTTCATATTATACTGACCACTCGTTTAATACTCAAAATAAGGTGAGATCTCTCAATATTTATGATAGAtcttgttagagttgtgactCAAATTTTGTTGATGCGATCCGAAAAGTTTCACGGTGCGACTCATGTtcgtgattttcaatggggtctgtggtggtagggTAGGGATCGGGCCGATGTTTTTGGGCGtaggacctatttgtacgcaCATACTATATAAGTGTAATTAGTGGATCGATTTTGAACATTCAGACATTAAGTCATactccacattgtactcctcttcTTTCTGAAATTCCTCTGCCTCTACTCGTAGTTCTTTCTGCAAGAATTTTCaggtaaatctgtgtgttcttgtcTTTTTTTATACTTATAGTTTGCTTTATTTTATCCGATTCATAACAGATCTTATAACTATAATTTCAGAATAACTTAGTCCGCGAGCTAAACGAACTCTGACCAGTATATAAACAGTGTAACAATCATCCCTGAAGTGTAGTGTAAGCCAAACAAATCACCAAAGAAAGCTAAATAAATCCTTGTCTGTCTCCAAATTAAAGtactatttctcaaaaattaccTGTATGCAAAAACTTCACTATCAATGGCGTAAAGCATTACCAACAAAAACCCCTTGCGTGTCCGAAACCTTTACACGATTTGGGTCCATAACCTCAACAACACAACACATAAAAGATCATAACAAGAAgcctctgtgtgtgtgtgtgtatgaagAAGATAGAGAAAAGCAAAGCTGGGAAAGCACGGAGAGTTATTGTTGGAAGGTTTATTCGATTGTATTCATGAAATCACGACGGCTTTTGTGTTTACTAGGATGAGTGATTCTGCTTATCGTGTTGATACTACTTCACGTCTTGCTCAATGGCGTATAGACAACTTGGCTTCTTGTACTTATCGTAAATCTGATCCTTTCAAGATCGGCAAATGGAACTGGTTAGTCTGTCAGTACTCTTGATCACTTCGCAATTGCAGACAACTTTTAGCTGTTATAGTCTTAAAAATTGATCCAATTTTGTCTGTTTCTTGTCTGATTGAATCACCTTACGTCCCTCCTATGCCTGAAATTGGGGGAAAAATGACTTAACTTTTGGCAATTTCAGCTGTTGTCGGCccaattttgtttgtttcttttctGATCACCTTATGTCTCTGATATGTCTGAAGTTGGAGCAAAAATGACTGAACTTTAgccaatttatttttttgtagacAATTTCAGCTGTTGTTGTATTGATAATtgtctacttctccggaggttacattttaccctctccggaccccactgtgtgggaatacactgggtttgttattgttgttgtattgatAATCGACccaattttgtttgtttcttgtctGATCAGCTTATTGAATCACCTTATGTCTCTGTTTTATAATCCATATGACTGGCTGAAGTTCCGGCAAAAATGACTGAACTTTAGCCAATTCAGGCAAAAATGAAGCCATATGAATTTTAGACCTTTTTTGCGAGCTTAACTTTAGACACTGAAGTGGGTAGACTTGTAAACTTTTACGCAATGCGAGTATGACTTAATGGTGGTCTCAAAATGGGGTGTTGGTGCCAGTGTTGGAGCTAGAATTTGTATCACTAAGGTGGTTATAGTTCAAAATATGATGAAGTTGTTCAAAATGTATTATacataaaagaataattttagCTATATATAAAAAGTAGTACTATAATTTTTCGTCTAAGGTGTATTTCTTTTGTTTAACTTTATGAGTATTTGAATTTTGGGCAAAGGAGAGAGTTTAGTGAATGTTCACTATGATAGTGTAATGTATGGTAGTGAAGGAGTGTACGTTATGTtaaactaaaagtcttttttatttgtttgtgaaGGCACTTGGCTGTGGAGAAGAACAGGACATTGTCCATTAAATTATACCCAGAGATATCGAATTTCACAAGGGAAAATCCTCCAATTGCATCTTTTATAATTAGATTAGTCTCATCGTTGGGAGATCGCAAGACTTTGATTCACCCTGGTAAAATTGTCATAGACTCATCAATCTCTTACATGTTTTCGTTGATATCCTAATGTAAAAATGTGTTTTTGTGATTAAAGGTGTCTTCTTTTTGGTTCTTTGTGTTGTTTTTCGACATCTGCAGAAGTTATAGACAAGCAACTCAAGAGTAACGACGATTTTGTTTGGCCAATTGAAGTCCCTTTAACTGGGAAGTTCATCATTGACGTTGAGTTTCTTGATCTGAAGACTGCTGTGCCTAATGTACTGTTTACTCATTCCTCAACTTTTCAGTTATTACTATGTTATTCTAAGTCCAGATATTCGTATGGAGCATGTTTGCCTTGATATAGCAGCATAAACAGTTCTTTTTAGACGCGTAGACTTAATTTTGGATGCATCATGGTTCTAATGTCAGTGGTGGATCCAACCATGAGTTCACAGATTCCATAGAATGTCTAACGCTATATATACATGTCGAAAATCAAGTATAGATAGAGTTAGATATACTTTTCAGAACTCACATCGTCTTGATTCTGGATTAGCCACTGCCCGATGTGACGTtctgtgccacgagtaaagatagAGCTGGTTCGACGGATGAGATGTTTTTGATGTTGCATTTCGAAACCTATCTGACCATGTGGAAACTTCAACCTATACGTGGAAGATTACCGTAGTTTTCCTCATTCATGTTCGTTTGTGTTTTATGAACTTGCAGAGTGGGGAGCTGTGCTCAATCTGGGCTGGAGGATTAACCGAGAAGCAATCGAATGCAACTGCTCTGTCATCACTTGGCCGGATGTTGTCTGAGAGCATTCACACCGACATCATAATCAATGCTTCTGACGGAAGCATTGGGGCACATCGTGCAGTTCTTGCTGCAAGGTCACCTGTCTTCCGAAGCATGTTTTCCCATGACCTCAAAGAGAAAGAACTGTCCGCCATAAACATCTCCGATATGTCAATAGAAGCTTGCCAGTGTTTTCTCAATTACATTTACGGGAACATacaaaatgaagaatttttaaCCCATCGACTAGCATTACTTCGGGCAGCTGATAAGTACGACCTCTCAGATTTGAAGGAGGCATGTCATGAAAGTCTAGTGGAAGACATTGACGCCAAGAATGTTCTCGAGAGGCTCCAAACTGCATCCCTTTATCAACTGCCGAAACTCAAGGCCTGCTGTATGAGGTATCTCGTGAAGTTTGGTAAAATATTCGATATAAGAGATGATTTCAACGCATTTCTGCAATATGCAGACAGAGAAATCATCAGTGAAATCTTCCATGAAGTTCTCGGCGCTTGGAAAGGATTCTGATACATTTATTTAGAGCTACGAGAAAAAATTGAACAGCGCAAATTTCCTGCTGGTTGATTGATTCAGTATTGCTTACAAGATCAGTATGTAAACGTATGTTTACTGGGCAATATTCTTTGGTTTAAATGAATTTGGTTTGTGTATATTCAATCTTGTacataaaatttgatttttactgAAACATATGTTACCATTGAGCTTATGAACATCGATACATTgtgatatttttatgattatcaatAGCATGTCGAATTGAACTGCATGAATGTGTATAGTacattgtgtgtgtgtgtgtgggcgGTTCATCTGTTTCATATGTTTGTATTTAGCTTTCGTCTTAGCTTGCCGGTATAAATAATGTAAATAGTACCCCAACAACACTAGACAAGAAAATACGATTTCCAATTCATTTTGATATATGAAATACTTGTACCGTTTGATCTGAGGTTTCAGATTCAAGCCTTGGAAAACTCCTGTCGAGGAGTAGTTAGTGATTAAGTGAGTTAGCATTTAAGAAATCATGGTGATTCATTACTTAAGAAAGGCTTGTTGAAGGTGATGTAACATACTACTATCCATGTAATTTTGCCTAGCCACAGCCCACAAGGTAAACAGTCAATGTCAAAGCATATCTCATCAGTGAAGCAACCTTTTCAATAAAACATACATATCATGTTCTTAATTTCTTTGTGACAAGTTGGCTTCTTAGTAAAAGCTACACCTAAACATGTCTCCGTGGCGTTCAAGTGTTCAATAGGTTCAATCTCTAAGTTAGGAATCTAAAAAATCAAGCAAGTTTTAAGGGATCGTCTACGTATGTCATGTGATATGGGGATAACGCATTTCTCAAGTTTATTGAATCAAGTGATATTTTTaaggattcttttttttttgttgttgttggagaGAATACTTTAACAAAGTAGAGAGATTCTCACCTCGAAAGAAGATTTTGGATGTTTTATGGGTGATCGGGAGGTCAATAAGTTGGTGACCTGATGATCAGAGAGTCGGTGAATTGATCTCTCCAATTTGATTTTAATGTAGCAAAATATCAATTTCCACCATTTTTGAACACTCTTCTACTAGGGACTTTTACCAACAAATGAAAGCAAGAGCTAAAGAGAATGATTGAGGACTTCATAAAGAATATGGAGGGAATATTACTAGGATATGACTTGGGCCAAATAAAATAAGAACATACAACTTAATgtatcatatttatacaaatctccacccttacaaagtaagtacaaaaatttcaactaaatatgtatcttcattgaatgtatCGGGAACTAATTATGCCGAGACACAGacccaaaatcagaaaaaaaaaaaaaaatgtattagaagcgaattatgtatatttacaaaggaaaaaaatgtaatcttcgttggatgtatcaagAGCTAAGTATATATCTCAACAGAACTAAAATTGGAATTTCAATAGTTATATATAATGtcgaaattttatgtaattaaggTTCAAACTTTTAGGATTTATGTAATCAATAAACCAAAATTTTCAGAGAAAAGATGAAAACAAATTATGGGCTTGGGTTTCATTTGGGCCTTGATGTATTTCGAAAAGTGATCAATTTGATCCTTAGCCTGTTAGCCACAATTTTTGTGAGATTGTATGGAGTTAGATCCATTGgacattaaattataattatctaaTTTGCCTGCCTGAGCAAGGTATCAGTGGATAGAGTTATTTGTCACTACTTGTACAAAGAAAAAGACATTTGTTTAATAACAAAATAATCGAGATAGAATATTGATGAATACTAGTAAAAGGTTGAGTAACATATACGATACACACAAAACAGTTTCGAATAAcaattattgaaaagaaaaatcattGTTCTAACTAAAAATGGTTTAGGGTGCTTTTGAGGCTAGTCTTTCTTTGTGAAAAGATATGtttctttttaatattataataacatgaaaagtaaagcagaGTGCAAACGCCCATTTTAAATTCCACAAAGACCATTAAAGTAAAGTTAAAAATGAAAAACGTGACCCTATCAGACCTTTGCAGTTTGCAGACTATTGGAAAGCATTTAAGTAAAAAGTCCACTCGAGATGAGTGCTCTCCTATTTCGACTTCCTCGGAGCTTTCGGTAGCAGTCGTCGCCCGGAATCGACTTCACACACTAAGAACAGCAAAGAGCTTAAGAGATCAAATAAGATGGAAGATTATCGTCAAGCAGTTAACGAGACTGCAACCACAATCGTCCTCTTGGTCACCCCTCCTTGCGGAATTTTATCAAAAGGGCTTATGACGACTAGGATGCCTTATTGTTTGGACTTTTCATTAAGGATAGACCTAGGATTGAAAGAGTCGTCCTGTCAACTGTTGTGCCTCAACGCATTTCGGGAAGAACCAACTAGCTCTGGGTGCGAGTGGCATTTCACCCTAACCATGGATGGTATTTAGGGATACTGTACAAACTAATATGTATTCAGTTCGACTTCACAAATGTGGTGATTGAGACTTCAGGAGTGAATGTAGTAAATGCGGATAATGAATAGGTTTGTCCATCAAATAAAAGACGCCGCTAAGCAATGTCGTATCACAATTCAAGCAACATATGGATAACGTATCTCAACTAATTTCACGCCcgaaaatataaaaacaaagcACCTACTAGTACTATTATTTGCTTCCCTAAAGTTTAAAATGTATAAAGCATGATCCAAAGGtccaaaattttgattaaatttgtatGAATCTAGTCACAAAATTAACAcatttaacataaaaatcaattaatCATGCTGAATCTGGATCTAAACATAACAGAATGAATACCAAAACTTTTTAACAACTACATTATAAACTTCACATTAAACCAAAACACTAAATAAACAGATCATTCATCATTGTACTAATAACAGATCATCCAtaaccaaaaaacaaaaatcaaaaaaattaaaaccaactAATTACTAGTAGGAGCATTAGCAGGAACAGGAGGAAAACCCAAGAAGGGCCTTGTAGAATTGAGACAATTAACACTAGTATTGAAACAATTATCAGCAAGATGAAAAGTATCCTTCAATTTATGAAACCCATTCTCGAATACTCCAAATCCAAACAAAAAACCAATGGCAACCACAACTGCTATTAAGCAGACACACAACATGCACATCCTACCACCACAacacatttttcttcttcttggatctgtacgaaaaatattttttaaaaatattatgagtTTGGATTTGAGGATTTGTGGGGGTTTTTGGATTGGGTTATATATAGgagtgatttaaaaaaaaaaaaaaaaattttgagaagTGTAGGTTTGGATTTCTTTCTCTTAATTTGTTGgttgtttcttcttctttgttataTTGCTAGCGGTTACTCTACGCATTGTTTCTACTTTTTATAGGGACATATTGTCCCACTAAAACCATATTCCTCTTTTGTTTCGGATAGTGGggctttcttatttttttattttatttttgttcgatttcaatttatgtgatactatTATAActattagagttaatcaatacaaatcttgattaatattttaaggtgtatttttaatcaaattgaaaaaggGAAATTGCAATTTATAGtatatttcacgtagtttttgaatatctaaagtTTAATAATgctaaattaatctaatctaatttagatttaaaacttaattaaatTGACTTACGAAAAACGATGGGAGCGCATTAAAAAAGAATTGGAGGGAGTAGTTGCAttgttttttaaaagaaatttatctCAAGGTaattaatcaatttttcttttcaattataCATTTGGTACCTCTATTTTTGTACGAATTATCCCTTTACAATTATATCAAACTTTTGATATTGCTTTTATTCTCTCCCCAAAAAAGTGATTAACTTTTGGCTATAACTTTTTTTCATTTTCGGTCCTACTGTTACAATATTAATccatttgtttgtttgatttctCTAAACAGGAAATTATGGATTAGGAAGATTAGTTTATCTAATCCTACGAATATAATGTGGATTTTGTCATCATCTTCATGTGAATTATTAACATGTTACTTGTACAGGTCAATTGTTTTTGTGAATAATTTAGAGCAcataaacttatttttattttttttatttcaaacttcgaaatattatctttttatttttgagttgcAAAATATTGAGCTCTATGGTTGTGTACTCGAGTTCTGAGTTGCAAACATTAATGATTAAACTCTAGGATTTTTGTCCGAGCTAGTGTTTTCACTTCGTATTAATTCGAACGCTAGAATATTATATTGAACTTCAGTCATATTTGtatgaattttgaacatgaatggatgaagtaaagaaaaaataaccGAAGTTGGATAAAAGTAATGGActtaaattcaagtaaaaaacgatttaaatcaaattaaaataattgacGAAAGTTTAGGCAAAATGACGATAACTTCAACTATGATTAAGGCGAAAGTCACTGAAGCTCAAGCAAAAATGTTGAAGCAGCGAGTGATTAAACTTTTGTCATATGCAACTTCAAAAATGTATACATGATGCTGTCCAAATTGGATACACGTACaaagaatttttaaattcaaGTCTAAGAGGCCGTTTGGccatagatattttttattttttttcgaatctttttttcactttatgGAATCATGGTGTTAGGCCATAGATATTCCAAaaacatttcaatttttttttcaactccaattccaagTTTTTTTTCATTACATAtaaccctaatttttttaatattacataAAAGGCCCTTAAATGGTTTAGATGAGTTTTGGAGCAAATCCGAAAAGAAAGACATTTTTTATGA
Coding sequences within:
- the LOC107878846 gene encoding BTB/POZ domain-containing protein At1g55760, which codes for MSDSAYRVDTTSRLAQWRIDNLASCTYRKSDPFKIGKWNWHLAVEKNRTLSIKLYPEISNFTRENPPIASFIIRLVSSLGDRKTLIHPEVIDKQLKSNDDFVWPIEVPLTGKFIIDVEFLDLKTAVPNSGELCSIWAGGLTEKQSNATALSSLGRMLSESIHTDIIINASDGSIGAHRAVLAARSPVFRSMFSHDLKEKELSAINISDMSIEACQCFLNYIYGNIQNEEFLTHRLALLRAADKYDLSDLKEACHESLVEDIDAKNVLERLQTASLYQLPKLKACCMRYLVKFGKIFDIRDDFNAFLQYADREIISEIFHEVLGAWKGF